From the genome of Longispora fulva:
GTGCGTCATCCGCCTCTCGCCGTCGATGACCTTCATGACAGGGATGTACCAGCACCAGCCGTCGTTGAACGCCGCACACGTGATCGGCGACTGGTTGCGCTCGCGGAAGATGTTCCAGTCGGCCTCGATCGTGTAGCCGTGCCGGGCGCCCACATAGTGCCGCCAGATCGCGATGTTCTTGTACTTCGACAGCCACGCCCGCTTCTGCTTCGCTGCGATGCTGTTGCGCCGTCCCGAGGCGTCCACGAAGAAGCCGGCCCGGATCACGGTGCCGTCGCGGAGCGTGACCGTGGCGTCCCCACCGTCGACGCCGGGTTCGAACGCCGACACGGACACGCCCTGGTGCACCTCAGCACCGCACTCCTCGGCGTGCAGGAGCAGCATGTGGTCGAACTCCTCGCGGTTGACGTGCCCGGTCCACCGCTGCTCGCCGTCCTCCAGGAAGGAACGGTGGTCGAAGAAGCCGACCGAGGGGTCGCCGGTGCCCCACTGGAAGATCCCGCCGTACTTCTTCACCCAGAAGTCGCTGTCCACGAACTTGCGCAGTACCCCGATCTCCTCCATGGCCGGAAGCGTGGGATGCGCCAGGGATTCGCCGATGTGCTCCCGGGGCATGATCTCCTTTTCGAAGATCACGACTGACAGGTTCGTGGACCGGGCCAGCTGGGCCCCGAGGGTGGCGCCGGCCGGGCCGCCGCCCATGATGACTACGTCGTAGCGGGGTTGGATCATGGCGTCTCCCTCATCGGTGTGTGAACCACGTGCCCGAGCGGGACCGACATTGACACGCAGGCGCGATTTGGTCAATGACCATGACAGCTCCAGTCATGCCCCTGACACGCCCGACGGGAAACCGAGGTCAAGACTTCATCCGATGGTCAGTTGCATTGCCACAGACCTGACAATCGGAGCTTCTCCCCCAGCTCCCTGAATCGGAGTCATGCCGGGTTTCCGCTGGCATGAGGGTCCCCCTGAGGGCCAACGGGGGCGACCGAGGCAGCTCATCAGCAGCCCAGGACATGCCGGAGAATTCCGACCCGCCGACGCTTTCCATGCTCTACTTCCTGCGGCCGACACCGGCCGACACCGGCCGACGCGGCGTCTTCGACGGCGCTGGACCACCTCCCTTCTGTCGGCTTGGTGATATCGGCCGGAGGATTTCATGACAACAGTGTCGTGATTTGTGACATCACGGCTAGGCTCCTGACCGAGCGCGTGTTACACAAGTGATCCCGCACGACGGTGCGGCACGCCTGCGGAGGTCACGATGATCTATGCGATGTTGGTCGCCTGCGAGGTCGGCTTCTGGGTCGTGTTGCTGTCGGGCCTGCTCAGCAGATATGTACTGCGCCGTCGCACGCTGGGTGCGGTGCTGCTGGCCTGCGTGCCCCTGGTCGATCTGGCACTGTTGGCATTCGCGGTCGTGGATATGCAACGCGGCGCCCGGGCCACAATCGGGCACGGGCTCGCGGCGATGTACCTGGGCTTCACCGTCGCGTTCGGACCCAAGCTGGTCCAGTGGGCCGACGTCCGCGTCGCACACCGGTTCGCCGACGGGCCCGCGCCGGCGCGGCCGGCGCGGTTCGGCCCGGAGCACGCGCGCCGGATACGCGGCAACGGGCTGCGGCACGTGCTGGCCTTCGCGATCGGCATGTCTTTGCTGGCCACAGCGATCCTCGTGGTCGACGATCCGGACCGCACCGGCAACCTGGGTCAGGTGGCGGTCGGCTGGTCCTTCCTGCTCCTGGTGGATCTGGTGATCCTGGCGCGCTATACGCTGTGGCCTCGCCCGGAGCCCGCGGGGGCGGAGTGAACTGATTGTCATCGATCTTGTTACATGGTGAAAGATCACCTTCCGTCGGGACAATCGGGATGTCAGATCCTGTAATGTTCTTGTCAAGGGGCTCTGCCGCCCCGGAGTGAGGAGGAGAGAGGTGCTGGAGCAACCGGCCTTTGGCAGGCGCCTTCGCCACCTTCGCCTGCTGCGGGGCATGTCGCAGGCACAGCTCGCCGGTGGAGAGGTGTCGCCGAGCTACATCTCCCTGGTCGAGAGCGGCCGTCGCACGCCGGGTGACCAGATCGCCCAGGTCATCGCCGAGCGACTGGGCATTCCGATCACCGAGTTCGACCCGGCGGCGCCGACGGACCAGGGCCAGCGCTCCCACCTGGTCGGACTGCTGCTCGCCGCGCGCGGCGCCCGCCGCGAGGGCGACTCCCGGTTCGCCGCCGAGCAGCTGCGGATCGTCGCCGACGGCGCCGACGCCCTAGGCGAGGAGGACGTCGCGTGGGAGGCCCGCTGGGAGCTGGCCGAGACGCACGGCGACCTGTCCGCCTACGCGGACAAGGCGAGCGTCCTCACCGAACTCCTCGACCGCCCGCTGACCGCCGGATCCGCCCGGCTGCGCTCACGGCTGATCACCGCCCTGGCCGACCTGGCGTTGTGCCGGGGGCACCTGTCCGAGGCGGTCCGGCTCGCCGAGGAGGCGATGGCCGCCGCCGACACCTTGGAGCGGGGCACTCCGGAGCGCGTCCGGGCCCGGTTGATCCTGGTCGCGACCTACACCGACCGGGGCGACCTGGACCGGGCGTCGACAGCGCTCACCGAACTTCTGGACGGGTACGAGGACCTCCCCAACCAGCAGCTGCGTGGCCTGGCGAGCTGGGTCGCCGCGGACCTGTACGCCGCGCAGGAACGGCACCCCGAGGCGCTGGTCATGTACGACAGGGCCGCCGAGGTGCTCTCGCCCCGGGTGGACCTACGGTTGTCGGCCCGGCTGTCACTGGCCACCGCCGCCGCGGTTCTCACGGCCGGCAGCGACCTGGGCCGCGTACACGACCTGCTCCGCCGCGTCCGGCAGGCGTTCGAGCTGATCGGCACGGAGGCGGACCTGGTCCGGCTCGTCGCGGTCGAGGCCGGCGCGTTCCTGGCCGGCGGCGACGTGCCCGGCGCTCTCGCGCGGGTCGCCGAGATCGCCGACGCGCCGGACCTGCCCCCGCACGAACTCGCGTCCTGCCTGATGGCCGCCGGCCTGGTGCAACAGGTGGTCGGCGGCCATCAGGGCGCGGAGAAGTCCTACCGCCGCGCGGCGGAGTTGTTCGACGACGTCGGCGCGTTCCGCAAGTCGGCCGCGGCGTGGCGGACCCTCGCGGACCTGCTGTCCGCACGCGCCACGGCCTGAGGGATCCGACTCACGCCGCCCGGGCGGCCTGCCGGGCCCGCAGTGCCTCCCTGCGCTCCGTGAACTGCGAGGCCTTGGCGTCGAGGACGCTGAGGTATCCGGCCAGTTCCTCCCGGGCCCGCTCGCCCTCGGCGCCGAGATCCGCGCGGTCGAAGACCCGCCAGAACCGCAGCACCGGCTGCACGACGTCGTCGTGGTGCAGGCGCAGGTCGTAGATGCCGGCGGTGGCGATCTGCGCGGCGGCCCGGGCGAACTCCGGCGCGCTGGTCCCCGGCATCTCGAAGCCGACCACCTCGTCGGCGACCGCGCGCATCGTCTCGTCGGGTGCGAGCTCGAACGCGGCGTTGAGGAGGTTGCGGTAGAAGACCATGTGCAGGTTCTCGTCCGTGGCGATGCGGGCGAGCAGCTGGTCGGCGAGCGGGCAACCGGTGGCCTTGCCGGTGTTGCGGTGCGACACGCGGGTGGCGAGTTCCTGGAAGGACACATACGCCAGGTCGTGCAGCATCGACGGGGCGCGTCCGATGTACCCGGTGGACATGTGCGCCATCCGGCGCCGTTCCAGGTCGACCGGGTCCACGCCCCGGGTGACGACCAGGTAGTCGCGGATCGCGATGCCGTGCCGGGCCTCCTCGGCGGTCCACCGGTTGACCCATTCGCCCCACGCGCCGTCGCGGCCGAAGACGGTGGCGATCGCCCGGTGGTAGGAGGGCAGGTTGTCCTCGGTCAGCAGGTTGAGGATCATCGACGCCTTGGCGACCGGGTCGAGCCGGGAGTCGCCGGGCTCCCAGTCCTCGCCGCCGAGGAAGGCGAAGTCGCGGCCCTCACTCCACGGTACGTAGTCGTGGGGCATCCACTCCCTGGCCACGGACACATGGCGGTCGAGATTGTCCGCGACCACCGGGGCCAGGGCCTCGAGCAACTGTGTGGTGCGGGTCGAGTCGATTACAGCGGTCACCTGATCATCTCTTTCCCGGGAGTCGTTCACTCGGGCCGCACGCTACCCCCGAATGGAAGTGAATTCGGTGAATCCCAGGCGACATTCTTCCCCGATCTGTTAACCGTGGCACGGCCTTGTCCGCAGTGGAGTGCCATGCTACTTTCGCGGACGTAGATCGGCAGGTGGTCGGTTGACCACGTGCGGACGGCCGTCGCAGCTGACGGGTCCGGCACCCCCGACATCGGGAGTCGATCATTCCGAAAAGGAAATTCACAGAACTCTTTCGAGGCATTCGCCGTGTCAGGCGCATGGCTCTGTTAGTGCTTTCCGAAATTCGACTTCCCACTATTCGAGAATGCGGTGTGTGATGGGCAGATCAGCTCTCGTCACGGGAGGAAACAGAGGCATCGGACGCGCGATAGCTGACGCTCTCGCGGAGTCCGGCGACTCCGTCGCGGTCACCTACCGTAGTGGCGAGCCGCCGGCCGGATTCCTGGCGGTTCCCTGCGACGTGACCGACCCGGAGACCGTGGAGAGCGCCTTCGCGACCGTCGAGGCCACGCACGGCCCGGTCGAGGTGCTGGTGGCCAACGCCGGTATCACCCGGGACGGTCTGGTGGCCACGATGTCGGAGGAGTCCTTCGCCGCCGTGCTCGACACCAACCTGACCGGGGTGTACAGGGTGGTCCGTCGAGCCGTGCGTCCGATGGTCCGGGCCCGCCGCGGGCGGATCGTGTTGATCTCCTCGGTGGTGGCGATGCAGGGCGCGGCAGGCCAGAGCAACTACGCGGCGGCCAAGGCCGGATTGATCGGGTTCGCCCGGTCGCTCACCCGGGAGCTCGGCGGCAGGGGGATCACCGTCAACGTCGTGACCCCCGGGTTCGTTCTGACCGACATGACGGCGGGCCTGCCGGACAAGGTCCGCGACGCCGCGCTGGCCGGGATTCCGTTGGGTCGCTACGCCGACCCGGCCGAGGTCGCCCACGTGGTGCGGTTCCTGGCCAGCGAGCAGGCCGGGTATGTGACCGGGGCGGTCGTCCCGGTCGACGGTGGACTAGGAATGGGGTACTGAGGTGGGAATCCTCGAGGGCAAGCGGATCCTGGTCACAGGCGTGCTGACGGACGCCTCCATCGCCTTCCATGTGGCGCGACTCGCCCAGCAGGAGGGTGCGACGGTGGTGCTCACCGGGTACGGCCGGCTGAGCCTCGTGCGCAGGATCGCCCAGCGGCTGCCGCAGCCCGCGCCGGTGGTGGAGTTGGACGTGACGGACGCCGAGCAGGTCGACGGCCTCGCCGACCGGCTCGCCGAGCACGTCGACGGACTGGACGGGGTGCTGCACGCCATCGCCTACGCGCCGCCGGCGGCCCTGGGCGACAACTTCCTGCACACCCCGTGGGCGGACGTGGCCACGGCGGTGCACACGTCGACGTACTCCCTGAAGGCTCTGGCCATGGGTGTTCAACCGCTGTTGGCCAACCCTGCTTCGATTGTCGGACTCGACTTCGACGCGGCTGTGGCATGGTCCGGATATGACTGGATGGGCGTCGCCAAGGCCGGCCTGGAGTCGTGCTCGCGGTACCTGGCTCGGCACCTGGGCCCCCGGGGGGTGCGGGTGAACCTGGTCGCGGCCGGGCCGCTGCGGACCGTCGCGGCGAAGAACATCCCGGGCTTCTCCGACACCGAGGCCGTGTGGGACGCCCGCAGCCCGCTGGGTTGGAAGGCGGATGACATCGACGCCGCGGCCCGGGCGTGCGTGGGTTTGTTGTCGGACTGGTTCCCCGCGACCACGGGCGAGATCGTGCACGCCGACGGCGGGTACCACGCGATGGGTGACTGATCTCGGACGAAGGGCGTGGCCGGTGCTCGGATCAGGTACGACAGAAGCGGCACTGACAATAGACCCCACCCCACGGTGGCGGGAAGCGTGGCCGGAACCGGCCGGGGCGATCTGGCTGCCCCAGCCGGTGCTGTCCCCCACCCCGTTGCCGCGCCCGGCCGCGGGCTCGCCCGCGCATCAGATGCCGGAGCCGATGGGGCTCGCGGAGCTGGCCACCGTCCTGCACCTGACGTCGGGTGAGGCGTGCGGTCCGGCGGGCCACGCCCTGTACCTGATGGCCAACCACGTGCCCGGCCTGTGCGGCGGGGTCTTCCGGTACCGACCGACGTGGCACGCGCTCGTCCCGCTCAGTCCGCCCGTGCCCGAGTACCGGCTCGCGAGCTGTGTCGCCGCGCCCGGACCGCTGGCCCGGGCCGGTGCTCTCGTCGTGGTCACCTCCCTGTCCGGCCCCGCGGCGGCACGGACCGGGGTTCGCCCCGCCGAGCCGCACGCCCTCGGTCAGCACGTGCCGTGGATCGCCACCCGGTTGGGCCTGACGGCCTGGGTGCTCCCCGGGTTCTCCGACGAGGTCGACGGCCTCCTGGGGCTGTCGACACCGGGGGAGCACGTGACAGCGCTGATCGCGCTCGTTCGGTCGTAATTCCTCTTTTGTGGGGCCGGTTCCGCGGAGCCGGCCCTTCTGCATGTCCGCACCTCCGTGGCCGCGTTACCAATTCATAGTTGACAACTGGGTAAAGCTCTGGCCACCGAATCTTGACGGACGAATCAAGAGCCTGACCAATGTTGTCATGGGAATTGACAGCCATTCGGACGCGTGTCAAGGTCTGTCGGGATCGACGGAGACGAACTGGGGTGTGGCTGGTGCGTGACATCGCGATCGTGGGAATGGGCTGCCGGTTTCCCGGCGCTGACAACCTGACCGAGTACTGGCGGATGCTGCGCGCCGCCGAGCGCCAGTTCCGCGCCGTGCCCGACGAGAAGACACGTTGGCGGCACGCCGACTTCTACGACCCCGACGACCGGCGGGCCAGCCGCGGCGCGTACACCGACCAGCTGGCGCTCATCGAGGGCGTCGACCAGTTCGACGCGATGCACTTTCGGATGTCCCCCCGCCGGGTACAGGCGATGGACCCCCAGCACCGGCTGCTGCTGCAGGCCTCGCGGGAGGCGTTGCAGGACGCCGGGTGGGAACGCCGCGAGTTCGACCGGCCCGGCACCGGCGTGTTCTTCGCGATGAGCTCCTCGGAATACATGGAACTCGTCACGGACGTGCGCACCATGCAGCCGTTCTCGGTGCCCGGCGGTCTGCTGAACATGGCCGCCGCCACCGTCAGCCAGTACTACGACCTCGGCGGCCCGAGCTTCACCGTCGACGCCGCCTGCTCCTCCGGGCTGGTCGCCCTGTACGAGGCGGTCACCCACCTGCGCGCCGGGCAGTGCACGACCGCCCTCGTCGGCGGCTCGTACCTGGCCCTGGCGCCTGCCGGACTCGTCGGCTTCTCCAAGGTCGGCGCGCTGTCAGCCGCCGGGGTGTGCCGACCGTTCGACCGCCGGGCCGACGGATTCGTCCTCGGCGAGGGCGTCGGTGTGCTGGTGCTCCGCCCGCTCGACGTTGCACTGGCCGCCGGCGACCGGGTGTACGCCGTCGTCAAGGGCGTCGGCTGCTCCAACGACGGCATCACCGACGGACCCATGACCCCGCGCAAGGAGGGCCAGGTGCTGGCACTGTCCCGCGCGTTCGCCGACGCCGGCGTCGCCCCACGCTCCGTCGGGCTGATCGAGGCGCACGGCACCGCCACCGTGGTAGGTGACCGGGTCGAGTTGGAGTCGCTGAAGGAGGTGCGCGGCGACGGCGAGGGCCAGGCGTACCTGTCCTCGGTGAAGAGCCTGATCGGCCACGGCCTCAGCGCCTCGGGCCTGGCCAGCCTGATCAAGGTGTCCCTCGCCCTGCACCACGGGATCGTCCCGCCGCACCCGGACACCGAGACCGACCCCGAGGTGGGTCTGGCCGACGCGGGGCTCACGATCCCGGGCGCCGAGTGCCCGTTCCCCGCTTCCGACAAGCCGCGCCGGGGCTCCGTCAGCGGCTTCGGCTTCGGCGGCACC
Proteins encoded in this window:
- a CDS encoding helix-turn-helix domain-containing protein; amino-acid sequence: MLEQPAFGRRLRHLRLLRGMSQAQLAGGEVSPSYISLVESGRRTPGDQIAQVIAERLGIPITEFDPAAPTDQGQRSHLVGLLLAARGARREGDSRFAAEQLRIVADGADALGEEDVAWEARWELAETHGDLSAYADKASVLTELLDRPLTAGSARLRSRLITALADLALCRGHLSEAVRLAEEAMAAADTLERGTPERVRARLILVATYTDRGDLDRASTALTELLDGYEDLPNQQLRGLASWVAADLYAAQERHPEALVMYDRAAEVLSPRVDLRLSARLSLATAAAVLTAGSDLGRVHDLLRRVRQAFELIGTEADLVRLVAVEAGAFLAGGDVPGALARVAEIADAPDLPPHELASCLMAAGLVQQVVGGHQGAEKSYRRAAELFDDVGAFRKSAAAWRTLADLLSARATA
- a CDS encoding acyl-ACP desaturase — protein: MTAVIDSTRTTQLLEALAPVVADNLDRHVSVAREWMPHDYVPWSEGRDFAFLGGEDWEPGDSRLDPVAKASMILNLLTEDNLPSYHRAIATVFGRDGAWGEWVNRWTAEEARHGIAIRDYLVVTRGVDPVDLERRRMAHMSTGYIGRAPSMLHDLAYVSFQELATRVSHRNTGKATGCPLADQLLARIATDENLHMVFYRNLLNAAFELAPDETMRAVADEVVGFEMPGTSAPEFARAAAQIATAGIYDLRLHHDDVVQPVLRFWRVFDRADLGAEGERAREELAGYLSVLDAKASQFTERREALRARQAARAA
- the fabG gene encoding 3-oxoacyl-ACP reductase FabG, with protein sequence MGRSALVTGGNRGIGRAIADALAESGDSVAVTYRSGEPPAGFLAVPCDVTDPETVESAFATVEATHGPVEVLVANAGITRDGLVATMSEESFAAVLDTNLTGVYRVVRRAVRPMVRARRGRIVLISSVVAMQGAAGQSNYAAAKAGLIGFARSLTRELGGRGITVNVVTPGFVLTDMTAGLPDKVRDAALAGIPLGRYADPAEVAHVVRFLASEQAGYVTGAVVPVDGGLGMGY
- the fabI gene encoding enoyl-ACP reductase FabI is translated as MGILEGKRILVTGVLTDASIAFHVARLAQQEGATVVLTGYGRLSLVRRIAQRLPQPAPVVELDVTDAEQVDGLADRLAEHVDGLDGVLHAIAYAPPAALGDNFLHTPWADVATAVHTSTYSLKALAMGVQPLLANPASIVGLDFDAAVAWSGYDWMGVAKAGLESCSRYLARHLGPRGVRVNLVAAGPLRTVAAKNIPGFSDTEAVWDARSPLGWKADDIDAAARACVGLLSDWFPATTGEIVHADGGYHAMGD